The following coding sequences lie in one Polluticoccus soli genomic window:
- a CDS encoding LEA type 2 family protein, producing the protein MKRTVLFALLIFVGLNLISCGPPPKALTYQDVKNFRLFTLSLTPDVGMDIQFYNPNNFGLKLKDADINVFINEREIGKTTITNSFDVPANDTFLLPVRLRANLGNIFANAYSILSNKEVDVRLAGYVKAGKGIYLNVPINYRGRQRLNVLGMK; encoded by the coding sequence ATGAAAAGAACCGTATTATTTGCACTGCTCATTTTTGTAGGACTGAACCTAATTTCCTGCGGTCCCCCACCAAAGGCACTCACTTACCAGGACGTGAAGAACTTTCGCCTGTTCACCCTCAGCCTCACACCCGATGTTGGGATGGACATCCAATTTTATAATCCAAATAACTTCGGCTTGAAGCTAAAGGACGCAGATATCAATGTATTCATCAACGAGCGCGAGATAGGCAAGACGACCATTACTAATAGTTTTGACGTGCCGGCTAATGACACCTTCCTGCTGCCGGTTAGGTTGAGAGCTAATCTGGGTAACATTTTCGCCAATGCCTATTCGATCCTCTCTAATAAAGAAGTGGATGTAAGACTCGCAGGCTATGTCAAAGCCGGTAAGGGGATATACCTCAATGTCCCCATCAACTACCGCGGCCGCCAGCGACTGAACGTTTTAGGAATGAAATAA
- a CDS encoding transketolase family protein, whose amino-acid sequence MSLEDIKILNEKETRGGFGEGIAEAGRRNPNVVALSADLAGSLKLNEFIKEFPERFVQCGIAEANMMGVAAGLTIGGKIPYTTTFANFSTSRVYDQIRQSIAYSGKNVKICASHAGLTLGEDGATHQVLEDIGMMKMLPGMTVIVPCDFNQTKAATIAIAEHDGPVYLRFGRPKWPNFTKEEDFKIGKAQVLAEGTDVSIFACGHMVWIAVEAAKALAEKGISVELINIHTIKPLDEEAIVKSIRKTGAIVTAEEHQINGGLGDSVANVASRNHPVPHEYVAVMDTFGESGKPVDLLKKYGLTKENIIAAAEKAIARKKG is encoded by the coding sequence ATGTCATTAGAAGATATCAAAATATTAAACGAGAAAGAGACCCGCGGTGGGTTTGGTGAAGGTATAGCCGAAGCCGGCCGCCGCAATCCTAACGTAGTTGCCCTGTCGGCCGACCTGGCTGGCTCGCTGAAGCTCAACGAGTTCATCAAAGAATTTCCTGAGCGTTTCGTGCAGTGCGGTATCGCTGAAGCTAACATGATGGGCGTGGCAGCAGGCCTCACCATCGGCGGCAAGATCCCATACACTACTACGTTTGCCAACTTCTCTACTTCACGCGTTTACGACCAGATCCGCCAGTCTATTGCCTACAGCGGCAAGAACGTAAAGATCTGCGCTTCGCACGCAGGCCTTACGCTGGGCGAAGATGGTGCAACCCACCAGGTGCTGGAAGATATCGGTATGATGAAGATGCTGCCGGGTATGACAGTGATCGTTCCTTGCGATTTCAACCAGACCAAAGCGGCTACCATCGCTATTGCTGAGCATGACGGTCCGGTGTACCTGCGTTTCGGTCGCCCGAAATGGCCAAACTTTACTAAAGAAGAAGATTTCAAAATAGGCAAAGCACAAGTGCTGGCCGAAGGTACTGACGTGAGCATCTTTGCTTGCGGCCACATGGTTTGGATAGCTGTAGAAGCTGCCAAAGCCCTGGCTGAAAAAGGTATCTCTGTCGAGCTGATCAACATCCACACCATCAAACCGCTGGATGAAGAGGCCATCGTGAAATCTATCCGCAAAACAGGCGCTATCGTTACTGCCGAAGAACACCAGATCAACGGTGGCCTTGGTGATAGCGTAGCTAATGTCGCTTCGCGCAACCATCCTGTACCGCACGAATATGTAGCTGTAATGGATACATTCGGCGAAAGCGGTAAACCGGTAGACCTGCTGAAAAAATACGGTCTGACCAAAGAGAACATCATTGCTGCTGCTGAAAAAGCGATAGCAAGGAAGAAAGGATAA
- a CDS encoding translation initiation factor: MSKKNKGRTDGLVYSTNQDYYNDFEEGPAGETLPKEKQKLRVKLDTKQRAGKVVTLVEGFIGTTEDLEALGKQLKTKCGTGGSAKDGLIIIQGDYKEKILGWLKDWGYSLTK; this comes from the coding sequence ATGAGCAAGAAGAATAAAGGAAGAACAGACGGCTTAGTTTACAGCACCAACCAGGACTATTACAACGACTTTGAAGAAGGACCTGCCGGCGAGACCCTGCCAAAAGAGAAGCAAAAACTGCGTGTAAAGCTGGATACCAAACAGCGCGCAGGCAAGGTGGTGACCCTTGTGGAAGGCTTCATCGGCACTACTGAAGACCTGGAAGCCCTCGGCAAGCAGCTGAAAACCAAATGCGGCACCGGCGGCAGCGCCAAAGACGGCCTCATCATCATACAGGGCGACTATAAAGAGAAGATACTCGGCTGGCTTAAAGACTGGGGTTACTCATTAACAAAGTAG
- a CDS encoding T9SS type A sorting domain-containing protein has translation MKTLFALIFFILFLLPHGYGANLGVDSIRISPTTITKNDSVQIRLYTHTGTMGYQSYLNYSVTPGNIWITSCYKVNAVALITWFADTLNIGKLADGNYQINFLSYVAGDTQCTYIFDSTKVTDSIVVHAPESIDSYSLNQTVYPNPTFGDVNISLPAEMEIIQISLQDVTGRIIKTATGSTLSIAELPTGLYILQAQTNKGRFIEKLRKE, from the coding sequence ATGAAGACCCTTTTTGCCCTTATCTTTTTCATTTTGTTTTTGCTTCCACATGGTTACGGTGCCAACCTTGGGGTCGACAGTATTAGAATATCCCCAACAACCATCACAAAAAACGATTCGGTTCAGATCAGATTATACACTCACACTGGCACGATGGGTTACCAGTCTTATTTAAATTATAGCGTAACTCCCGGAAACATTTGGATAACAAGCTGCTATAAAGTTAATGCTGTTGCACTTATTACCTGGTTTGCTGATACCTTAAACATCGGAAAGCTAGCTGACGGCAACTACCAGATCAACTTTTTAAGCTATGTCGCAGGCGATACCCAATGCACCTATATCTTTGACAGCACTAAAGTAACTGACTCGATTGTGGTGCACGCACCTGAAAGTATTGATAGCTATTCCTTGAATCAAACAGTTTATCCCAATCCCACTTTCGGCGATGTAAATATTTCCTTACCAGCCGAAATGGAAATAATACAGATCTCTTTGCAAGACGTGACCGGTAGAATTATCAAAACTGCGACTGGAAGTACGCTTTCGATTGCTGAATTGCCGACGGGGCTTTATATTCTGCAAGCGCAGACTAATAAGGGCAGGTTTATTGAAAAACTCAGAAAGGAATAG
- a CDS encoding DMT family transporter: MQYLRGVNDKLKAHLALLGANLFYGAGFTVAKGIMPRLIEPLGFIFIRVSVVMVLFWLSFFGGEKFRAKIAKKDWPILVLGGLFGVALNQMLFFLGLNLTFPIHASLIMMSTPLLITVISFFVLKQRITWDKALGLALGIGGAGLLMSAGKELTLTGNSALGDLFVFLNAASYAIYLVMIKPLMQRYRPIVVIRWVFFFGFLFVLPFGWPQFSRIDWSLFTVNDYLSVAFIVICVTFFTYLWNIYALRHLPPSTAGAYIYLQPIFAAVISIIVIGEELTWVKLLSTALIFSGVYLVNFGLKRKEKLS; this comes from the coding sequence TTGCAGTACCTTCGCGGCGTGAATGACAAGCTGAAAGCGCATTTGGCCCTGCTGGGCGCCAATCTGTTTTACGGTGCCGGCTTTACGGTAGCCAAGGGCATCATGCCCCGGCTGATCGAGCCATTGGGCTTTATCTTCATCCGTGTCAGCGTGGTGATGGTACTGTTCTGGCTCAGCTTTTTCGGTGGCGAGAAGTTTCGCGCTAAGATCGCAAAGAAGGACTGGCCGATACTGGTGCTGGGTGGCCTGTTTGGTGTTGCCCTCAACCAGATGCTATTCTTCCTCGGCCTCAATCTCACCTTTCCTATTCACGCTTCCCTCATCATGATGAGCACGCCGCTGCTGATAACGGTGATATCGTTCTTCGTACTCAAGCAACGCATTACCTGGGATAAGGCACTGGGCCTCGCCCTCGGTATTGGCGGCGCCGGACTATTGATGAGCGCCGGTAAAGAACTGACCCTGACCGGCAACTCTGCACTCGGCGACCTGTTCGTATTTCTCAACGCAGCCTCTTACGCTATCTACCTTGTCATGATCAAACCGCTGATGCAACGTTACCGCCCTATAGTGGTGATACGCTGGGTATTCTTCTTCGGTTTTCTGTTTGTGTTGCCTTTTGGCTGGCCACAGTTTTCCCGCATCGACTGGTCGCTGTTCACGGTCAACGATTACCTCTCTGTCGCCTTCATCGTTATCTGCGTTACCTTCTTTACCTACCTCTGGAATATCTATGCCCTCAGGCACCTGCCGCCATCTACAGCCGGCGCCTACATTTACCTGCAGCCCATCTTCGCTGCCGTCATCTCCATCATCGTCATTGGCGAAGAGCTGACCTGGGTGAAGCTGCTGTCAACAGCACTCATCTTTAGCGGGGTGTATTTGGTGAACTTTGGATTGAAACGGAAAGAGAAACTATCATAA
- a CDS encoding DUF2750 domain-containing protein, with product MSNNPSEKEVESVIAMSAFDRYQYLVKQAAESEELYSLKKGDEWALADVEDNVLFSLWPAAVYATREATSGWAGYEAKAISLEEFENTLLPLITKAGCMFNVFSVDGKLGFIVDREEFLRDLGEELEKYE from the coding sequence ATGAGCAACAACCCCAGCGAAAAGGAAGTAGAATCAGTGATCGCCATGTCGGCGTTCGACCGTTATCAATACCTGGTAAAGCAGGCTGCTGAAAGCGAAGAACTGTATTCGCTGAAAAAAGGCGATGAATGGGCACTGGCGGACGTGGAAGACAATGTATTGTTCTCGCTCTGGCCGGCAGCGGTATATGCCACACGTGAAGCAACAAGCGGATGGGCAGGGTACGAGGCTAAAGCCATCAGCCTGGAAGAATTTGAGAATACGCTGCTCCCGCTTATAACCAAAGCAGGCTGTATGTTCAATGTGTTCTCGGTAGACGGCAAGCTGGGCTTTATTGTAGACCGGGAAGAATTTCTACGTGACCTTGGCGAAGAACTGGAGAAGTACGAGTAG
- a CDS encoding mandelate racemase/muconate lactonizing enzyme family protein has translation MTIDRIELYHSRIKLKEAFTISLGTFNYADNVLVLIRTSEGLVGHGECSPFMSINGESYDTCLAVGKYLAKGLMGKHPLNIEACSRLMDSIIYGNASIKSAFDMALYDIAAQHAGKPLYKFLKGKKRTLTTDYTVSFGDAKKMAVDAQQIKDWGYEIIKVKLGGTPADDVRRIKAIRQKIGGGIPLVIDANQGWNEKSAIKVLTELSPYNILFCEEPIPRWDFMNLPLVQQHSPIPIMADESCGDHHDALRLIELKACQFFNIKLGKSSGIFKALKIIKLAEATGIKIQLGGFLESRLAFTAASHLATVSDAIQYFDFDTAIMHKEDHVLGGICYTGNGKIELPDGIGLGATIDKAYLRKLDKIVVR, from the coding sequence ATGACCATAGACAGGATAGAACTTTACCATTCCAGGATAAAACTTAAAGAAGCATTCACCATATCGCTGGGTACCTTCAACTATGCCGACAATGTACTAGTGCTTATCAGGACGAGTGAGGGATTAGTGGGTCACGGCGAATGCAGTCCGTTCATGTCTATAAATGGTGAAAGCTATGATACCTGCCTGGCAGTTGGCAAATACTTAGCTAAAGGGCTTATGGGTAAGCACCCGCTCAACATAGAGGCCTGCTCGCGGTTGATGGACTCCATCATCTATGGCAATGCCAGCATCAAAAGCGCTTTCGACATGGCGCTGTATGATATTGCTGCGCAGCATGCGGGCAAACCGCTGTACAAATTCCTGAAAGGGAAAAAGCGAACACTGACTACTGACTATACCGTGTCTTTCGGCGATGCGAAAAAGATGGCAGTCGATGCGCAGCAGATAAAAGACTGGGGTTACGAGATCATCAAAGTAAAGCTGGGTGGCACGCCTGCGGATGATGTGCGCAGGATCAAAGCGATCAGGCAAAAAATAGGCGGGGGCATACCGTTGGTTATAGACGCCAACCAGGGCTGGAATGAAAAGAGCGCCATCAAAGTGTTGACCGAACTATCGCCGTATAACATACTGTTTTGCGAAGAGCCGATACCGCGCTGGGATTTTATGAACCTGCCGCTGGTGCAGCAACATAGTCCTATTCCCATCATGGCCGATGAATCGTGCGGCGACCATCATGACGCCTTGAGGCTTATTGAACTTAAAGCCTGCCAGTTCTTCAACATCAAACTCGGCAAATCTTCCGGCATCTTTAAAGCGCTGAAAATAATCAAACTGGCCGAGGCTACCGGCATCAAAATACAACTGGGTGGTTTCCTCGAGTCGCGCTTGGCATTTACTGCAGCATCTCACCTCGCTACCGTCAGCGATGCGATACAGTACTTCGATTTCGACACCGCCATCATGCACAAAGAAGACCATGTGCTGGGTGGTATCTGTTATACAGGAAATGGTAAGATCGAACTGCCAGATGGAATCGGCTTAGGCGCTACTATCGATAAGGCCTACTTACGAAAGCTGGATAAGATAGTAGTGAGGTAA
- a CDS encoding M16 family metallopeptidase → MVDDRSKAPAIHDAVEFEYKLPPINQEQLSNGLVLYWLNAGVQDVVEIDWVFPGGLWWEKKPAVSHAVAGLLKTGTSKRTAHQINEALEFYGASLKANAHNDYSMITLYTLTKHLPALLPIVNEIITEATFPETEMAIYKQNTIQRLLVHERECDFVANQRIDALLFGEAHPYGRYSKKEKIEAINREDVVAFHKVCYNLANMKIFMAGKVGAKEVKAVDDVFGRDALHPEPLTQDTFAAPAPSDKKMQLINDPNGVQGAIRIGRVFPTRHDPDFAPMVVLNTLFGGYFGSRLMSNIREDKGYTYGIYSSLSPYLQSGSLIIHTEVGRDVVEPAVKEIYKEMKALCEKMAPEEELLLVKNYLLGNLLGDLDGPFSIIQRWRTLILNDLDVEHFNRNVNIYKTITAKELKELSNKYLCTDDFYEVVVI, encoded by the coding sequence ATGGTAGACGATCGTTCTAAAGCCCCGGCCATACATGATGCAGTTGAATTTGAATACAAACTGCCGCCTATAAACCAGGAGCAATTAAGTAATGGCCTCGTGCTATACTGGCTCAATGCCGGTGTGCAGGATGTGGTGGAGATCGACTGGGTATTTCCCGGTGGACTGTGGTGGGAGAAAAAACCTGCAGTCTCTCACGCCGTAGCCGGCTTGCTGAAGACAGGCACGTCAAAACGCACTGCCCACCAGATAAACGAAGCGCTGGAATTTTACGGAGCTTCACTGAAGGCAAATGCGCACAACGATTACAGCATGATCACGCTGTATACGCTTACCAAGCACTTGCCTGCGTTGTTGCCCATCGTCAACGAGATCATCACTGAGGCTACATTCCCGGAAACGGAAATGGCGATCTATAAGCAGAACACCATCCAGCGCCTGTTGGTGCACGAGCGCGAGTGCGACTTCGTGGCCAACCAGCGCATAGATGCGTTGCTGTTTGGCGAGGCACACCCTTATGGTAGATATTCTAAGAAGGAAAAGATAGAAGCGATCAACCGAGAAGATGTGGTGGCCTTTCATAAAGTGTGCTACAACCTGGCCAACATGAAGATCTTCATGGCGGGTAAGGTAGGAGCCAAAGAAGTGAAAGCTGTAGACGATGTATTTGGCCGTGATGCCTTGCATCCTGAGCCATTAACCCAGGATACGTTTGCTGCACCTGCCCCCTCCGATAAAAAGATGCAGCTCATCAACGATCCTAACGGTGTACAGGGCGCTATCCGCATAGGCCGGGTGTTCCCGACCCGTCATGATCCGGACTTTGCGCCGATGGTGGTGTTGAACACGTTGTTTGGTGGTTATTTTGGTTCGAGGCTGATGAGCAACATCCGCGAGGATAAAGGATATACCTATGGTATATACAGCTCATTGTCTCCTTACCTGCAAAGCGGTTCGCTCATCATTCACACAGAAGTTGGCCGCGACGTGGTAGAGCCTGCTGTGAAAGAGATCTACAAAGAGATGAAAGCGCTGTGCGAAAAAATGGCTCCGGAAGAAGAACTGCTGCTGGTGAAAAACTACCTGCTGGGCAATCTGCTTGGCGACCTCGATGGTCCGTTCTCTATTATACAACGCTGGCGTACGCTGATACTGAACGACCTCGATGTGGAACATTTCAACCGCAACGTGAATATTTACAAGACCATTACTGCAAAAGAACTGAAGGAACTGTCTAACAAATATCTATGTACAGATGACTTCTACGAAGTGGTAGTGATCTAA
- a CDS encoding acyl-CoA thioesterase: MQPKHPQDTHIIMSELVLPNDTNTLGNLMGGRLMHWMDIAAAISAMKHCNCPVVTASVDNVSFNNPIKLGNLLTIEAKLTRAFNTSMEVFLRVWGEDLSAQYKYLSNEAYLTFVALDPNSRPRRVPEILPQTEEEKKMFDGALRRRQIRLILGGKMKPEDAGELRALFVKD; the protein is encoded by the coding sequence ATGCAACCTAAGCATCCGCAGGATACGCATATCATAATGTCGGAACTGGTATTGCCCAACGATACCAACACTTTAGGCAACCTGATGGGAGGACGCCTGATGCACTGGATGGATATCGCTGCGGCGATATCCGCCATGAAGCATTGCAACTGCCCCGTAGTCACTGCCTCTGTAGATAACGTGTCGTTCAACAACCCCATAAAACTGGGCAACCTGCTGACCATCGAGGCCAAGCTGACCCGCGCGTTCAACACTTCGATGGAGGTGTTCCTGCGTGTATGGGGCGAAGACCTTAGCGCTCAGTATAAATACCTTAGCAATGAGGCTTATCTCACATTTGTAGCGCTCGACCCCAATAGTCGTCCACGTAGAGTGCCTGAGATACTGCCACAGACCGAAGAGGAAAAGAAAATGTTTGACGGGGCACTGCGCCGCCGCCAGATACGACTGATACTCGGGGGTAAGATGAAGCCCGAAGATGCGGGAGAATTACGAGCATTATTTGTGAAGGACTGA
- a CDS encoding TonB-dependent receptor plug domain-containing protein, producing MKKQIIAGFAAMLVSPCIKAQTALDSVIVRENRIATTVAKQNRNIQIIDNAQIKSLPVRSVNELLAYAAGVDMRQRGPFGTQGDISIDGSTFDQVLVLINGVKMSDPQTGHHALNIPIPISAIDHIEIVRGPAASKYGVNALAGVINIVTRIPQKDEVSAQAYAGSSFKTDTATGDTYYNWGVQASGAWHIKKQAHVLSVANDRGNGYRYNTDYNAYRLFYQNNIVLNEKNSIDATGGYIYNTFGANAYYAAPGDINSTETVKTAVGSLAYTYKPTQKLTITPRASYRYNSDDYIYIKQKPAVYHNFHETNVWTGEIQSSLKLKNGVAGLGVEYRSDDIRSTNLGKRDRSNTGIYAEYKHTFSEKLNAGVGLYANYNSDYGWQLFPGLDAGYKLSKNVKLFATAAAGQRLPTYTDLFYKGPANIGNADLQSEYAQYAEAGVQYNTPLLFVQGAYFYRHITDFIDWIRATEADPWQPRNFQNINTTGVTLQARYQWSKALNLSGFNSSVNASYTYLEPTIEAPANEISKYAIEALRHQAIVGLQNVIAEHFVVNLTGRYLYRINANDYTLLDARVAYRAAKWEVYADVNNILDTQYKELGTVPLPGRWMILGARMNLTGK from the coding sequence ATGAAAAAGCAAATTATTGCAGGCTTTGCCGCAATGTTGGTTTCACCATGTATCAAAGCACAAACGGCACTAGACTCGGTCATCGTTCGTGAGAACAGGATCGCAACCACTGTTGCCAAACAAAACCGCAACATCCAGATCATCGACAATGCACAGATCAAATCTCTGCCTGTGCGCTCAGTAAATGAACTGCTGGCATACGCCGCAGGCGTAGACATGCGTCAACGCGGTCCTTTCGGTACGCAAGGCGATATCTCTATCGACGGTAGCACTTTCGACCAGGTACTTGTCCTCATCAACGGCGTAAAAATGTCTGACCCGCAAACAGGCCACCACGCGCTCAATATCCCAATCCCTATTTCTGCAATCGATCACATCGAGATCGTTCGCGGACCTGCTGCCAGCAAATACGGAGTGAATGCACTGGCTGGTGTTATCAACATCGTTACACGTATTCCACAGAAAGATGAAGTAAGCGCACAAGCATATGCAGGTAGCAGCTTTAAAACGGACACAGCAACCGGCGATACTTACTACAACTGGGGTGTGCAGGCGTCAGGTGCATGGCACATCAAAAAACAAGCACACGTACTTTCTGTTGCCAACGACCGTGGTAATGGCTACCGTTATAATACGGACTACAATGCTTACAGGTTGTTCTACCAGAACAACATCGTGCTGAACGAGAAAAACAGCATTGACGCTACCGGTGGTTATATCTACAACACCTTCGGCGCAAATGCGTACTACGCTGCTCCCGGCGACATCAACTCAACCGAAACAGTAAAAACTGCAGTAGGTAGCCTGGCATATACCTACAAGCCTACACAAAAGCTCACCATCACTCCGCGTGCAAGCTATCGCTATAATAGCGATGATTACATCTACATCAAACAAAAGCCTGCTGTTTACCACAACTTCCACGAGACCAACGTATGGACAGGTGAGATCCAAAGCAGCCTGAAACTGAAGAATGGCGTTGCCGGTCTGGGTGTTGAATACCGTAGCGATGATATCCGCAGCACTAACCTCGGCAAACGCGACCGCAGCAACACAGGTATCTATGCAGAGTACAAACACACGTTCTCTGAAAAACTGAATGCAGGTGTAGGTCTTTATGCTAACTACAATAGCGACTACGGCTGGCAACTCTTCCCCGGACTGGATGCAGGATACAAACTGTCTAAGAATGTAAAACTGTTTGCTACTGCCGCTGCCGGACAACGTCTGCCAACATACACCGACCTGTTCTACAAAGGCCCTGCTAACATTGGTAATGCAGACCTGCAATCTGAGTATGCACAGTACGCTGAAGCTGGTGTTCAATACAACACACCGCTGTTGTTTGTACAAGGTGCGTACTTCTACCGTCACATAACTGATTTCATCGATTGGATACGCGCTACTGAAGCTGACCCATGGCAGCCACGCAACTTCCAGAACATCAATACTACCGGTGTGACACTGCAGGCCCGCTACCAGTGGAGTAAGGCGCTTAACCTGTCTGGTTTCAACTCTTCGGTAAATGCATCTTACACTTACCTTGAGCCAACGATCGAAGCTCCTGCGAACGAGATATCTAAATACGCGATCGAAGCGCTGCGCCACCAGGCCATTGTTGGTTTGCAAAACGTTATTGCTGAGCACTTCGTGGTGAACCTGACCGGCCGTTACCTCTACCGTATCAATGCTAACGACTATACCCTGCTGGATGCACGCGTAGCTTACCGTGCAGCTAAATGGGAAGTGTATGCTGATGTGAACAACATACTGGATACGCAGTACAAAGAACTGGGTACAGTTCCCCTGCCTGGCCGCTGGATGATACTGGGCGCACGCATGAACTTAACCGGCAAATAA